Part of the Mangifera indica cultivar Alphonso chromosome 4, CATAS_Mindica_2.1, whole genome shotgun sequence genome, TTTCATAGCTTCATGGCTGGTTAAGCTGTTGCTTCAACGTAATTACATTGTCAAAGCAACTGTTCGTGACCCAGGTCGGTCTCTCTTACTCTCTGGTTTTTTTCTCACTTGTAGCTTATATTTGGATGCTCTTTACTTTCATTTCTGTTGTTTCTCCGAGTTCTTGCCCCGGGTTCATTGGTGGTTAATTTTACTGGACAGACTCTGATCAAAAATGAATGGTCATGGTGACCCACCGCGGGTACAATAGCTGGTTAAGATGGGGTGGATTCCACCTTCAGAGTTTAAAAGTGCTCGATTtgttaaattcataaatttagaaagtttaattaaaataacattatattaagtaatacatatcaaaacaatattattttatttaattttgacttgAATTATAGTCAAACTTGAAATCAACCCATAtcattgagtttgagttcaactctTTACAGttaaaccaaactcaagttaacCCAAACTCGAATTTGTTTAAGCTCAAATCTACCTTTGCTATCGGATTACTCAAATTTGGCTTCACACTCTCACAAATGAATTTAAACACATATGCTGCCATCTTTTGGTATGTGTATATTGAGAAAGCCTGGATGGTGGGTTGCTAAATTAGTCTTCCCGGATTTATCTGTTTAGTGGATGGACTTCGTCCCATAGAGAGAAGCCGGCTCTACCAGTTGGGTTCTtcgagaattaaaaaaaaaatcgtacTGTTAAATTTTGCATtacaaaattgttaattataacTTACtactaaagaaaaaagaaggttCTCATTTTGATTTGGCTTTTCTTAGTGTGCTTCATCATTGTTGGTTTTCATGTGCCACAGGTGATGCTAAGATAAAGCACTTGCATGAACTTGATGGAGCTAAAGAAAGACTTCAGATCTTCCAGGCAAACCTATTGGAAGAAGGGTCTTTTGATTCTGCAGTTGAAGGATGTGAAGGTGTTTTCCATACAGCATCCCCTGTAACTTTCTCAGCCAATGACCCACAGGTTTTATCACAGATACTAGAATATTTCAACACCAATATGTACACACTAGCTACTTCCAACTTCTTTTCTCTGATTTTCAGGCAGAATTGCTGGATCCTGCAGTAAAAGGAACACTCAATGTTCTAAGTTCATGTGCAAAAACTCAGTCTGTCAAGAGAGTAGTTGTGACATCTTCTATAGCGACAATCTTGTTCAATGGAAACCCTCTGAACCCTGGTGTGGTGGTAGATGAGACTTGGTTTTCAAGTACAGCTTTCTGCAAGAAATTGAATGTACAGTAATGTTCTGGTTTCTTCCGtaaacttttttcaatttcattgtGGTTGATCTTGCTTTAAATTTCTTCCAGAACTGGTATGTAGTTTCAAAGACCTTAGCTGAAGAGGCTGCTTGGAAATTTGCAAAAGAGAATAAGATAGACTTAGTTACATTACATCCAGGATTGGTTATCGGACCCTTCTTACAATCAACTCTTAACCTGTCTGTGAAGGTGATTCTGGACATCGTAAATGGTAAatcattttcaatcaaatttatagtttcCATCAAATGCTAGTACTGAAGAAGTGACCATAATCCTTCCCAGTTTATGCTACTTCAACTGATTTTCGATTTAGTGATTTGCTTACCCTATATATTCACATTTTAGAGATCTTTAAAAGTTGTTCTTGTTGAGGTAACGGTCCATATGATTTAAGCTTTAATTTTGGTAAAATTCCATCCCCAAAGGCCAATTGAGGAGAGGTTTTGTACACCTTTCCCCCAGGTTGGCCTAGTTGAGGGAAAGTTAGTGTAGTTGATTATCTCATGGTTAATGTGGTTTAGTATCTCACATTGGTTGAGAAGTAAGTTTGATGTGAGCTTCAGCTAACTTTCGGAGTAGCATTTTTCAAGGCCTAACAGTTTTTGTTATAGCTAAGTGGTTAAAGTTGTATAAATGCAGGAGCTCAAACTTATACTAGCCCTTACAGAATTGTTGATGTTAGAGATGTTGCATTGGCTCATATTCAAGCTCTTGAGGTTCCCGCGGCCAGTGGCAGATATCTCTTAGTTGGAAGAGTTACACAATTCTGCGAGATTCTGAAGATTTTGCAGCACCATTACCCTACTTTGCAACTTCAGGAAAAGTATGGCATAgtatttttgcctttttattcAGTCACTTTGACCTTAACTAGCATTTTGATTCCCTTAAAACTTAGAACtcacaaattttaatacatttatgGCAGATTCAAAGCTGAAAAGTATGAGCCAACATACCAGATTTCCAAGGAGAAAACAGAGAGTTTGGGCATCAATTTTATGCCTTGGGAGGTGAGTGTTAGGGACACTGTGGAGTGCTTCATGGAGAAAGGCTTTCTCAAAGTCTAAGAAGATGCTCAAACAAGATCAAGATCACTGACTGTCACAAGTACTTGCAGGGATTAAGATCAAGATTCAGGACTGTATGAGACattaaaacagtaaaaataagATGGATGTGACAGGATGGCATTATAAAGTCTTACTGGCTTGCCCAAAGAGGGCTACTATGATTGTATAGAAAGActatttctaaaaaaaaagtttaaaattttctagtAAAAATAATTGAACCATATAATACCCATTTGAcggtaaaaaatatattttatatttataggatcAAGAGGAAgcctaattttataaaaatcatataattacattgataatacaaattttgcttaattttttaaaaccttaagagagtatttggtttgaaaaaatttttattattaaaattaaaaaattattttaaaaatagattatcttgaggattattggatataaatttattactatacTTACTTATATTcgataaaattaatatgtataaataattattatatttagttagaaataataaaaaaatactaatatattattttatttattatatgaaatattaataagtataaaatatatttttcatattatttattattttaattaaaaattgtgggtaattttatattaaaattttaataattaagaataaaatagtaataataattatgattattataataattttttaatatttaaattaaagatgatgattaggatttttttaatattttttattatattattattggtaataaaatattattaaatttttttattattttataaattaaataaaataataaaaattaaattaccagGATGCCCTTTGAATCCCCTATCCAAAGGCCCAAAAAGGGAATATTCCTATTTTTAAGTGTCGAGCAAGAAAGCCGTGGACCGAgattatgaataatttaatgTATGAATAAAAAAGGGGATTCATTGAAGGTTGGTCCAATATTATACACAGGAGAAACCAATTTCTATTTGAGCTCTACTTCAGAGACACAGAAGAATGAGCAGAGAAGGGAAGGTGGTCTGTGTAACAGGAGCTTCAGGATTCATAGCTTCTTGGTTAGTCAAGCTTTTACTTGAACGTGGTTACACTGTAAAAGCTACCGTTCGTAATCCAGGTcggtctttctttcttttggctCTTCCTTCGAATCTCTTTCTGGGTTCAGTAGTTTTCTGGGTCAAAGATTTATGTCATATTTTTGGACTGGTTAAATGTATGCATATGCCACAGATGATCCGAAGATGAAACACTTGCATGAACTTGATGGAGCTGAAGAAAGGCTTCATTTGTTCAAGGCAAGCTTGTTAGAAGAAGGATCTTTTGATGCTGCAGTTGATGGCTGTGTAGGTGTTTTCCACACAGCATCACCTTTAACTACGACAGCCAAAGATCCTCAggttatgattattttatacctttcttttttcccctttttctcAGTGTGGAATTATGAATACTTCTTCCAACatattttgcttccatttttcAGGCTGAATTGATTGATCCTGCAGTGAAGGGAACACTCAATGTTCTTAGATCATGTGCAAAAGTTGAGTCTGTCAAGAGAGTTGTTATAACATCTTCTCTAACTTCAGTTATATTCAATGGAAAACCTCTTAACCCTGATGTGGTGGTAGATGAGACCTGGTTTTCAGATCCTACTTTTTGCAAGGAGTCGAAGGTGTGTAAGTTATTTCTTAGCATAAATCTTTATCTCTTATGATCAATTTACTCATTACATCGTTTATCTTAAACACAACCGGTCACGATTTTTCTTTTGAGCATTACGATCCAAAATACTTCTTTAGTGTTTAAGATTTCTGTTATCGTTCCCAAACAACGTggaatatatatacataccaGGATCTCTCACATCCTTTGTTAATATGTATTTGTCTAAGGTTGTTAGAGAAACATTTATATGTGAAAGATTTTGGCAtgtttaacatataattttgtgGCCAAAATTTAGGGAGATCCTGCAGAAGGTATGGATTGTCAGTATCTATTTAATTACTTCATTCCTGGAAACTCATTATTGCTTCTTTTTTTCCTACACCTGAAGTCTCTAGATAAAGAATTAAGGGGAAAGCTAATCTTCCAATAGAGACAAAGTGTGATTAATTTGCAGATTTCTTCATTTAAGAACTGTCAACTCTCTAGATAGAGTTAAAAGGAAAGTTAATCTTCCAATAGAGACTAAGTGTGATTAAATTGCAGATTTCTACATTTAAGAACTGTTAGTTGCTTCATTTACCCAAGTAGTAGGAATCAAGGTTAAATCATTCAAGGCTGTCAAATACACTTCAAGTGTTTACTGATCTTGATGGTCAACATCAGTCACATACTATTATATTGTTTAGGTTACCGCTCCAAAAGCTAACTTAGTATTTTATAGCTTTACCCATTAGGAGAGGAGGACTTAATCTTGGAGGTcaatctaattttgattttcttacAGTACTGGTATCATCTTTCAAAGACCTTAGCAGAAGAGACAGCTTGGAGATTTGCAAAAGAAAAAGGCATTGATTTGGTCACATTACATCCAGGATTGGTAATTGGTCCCATCTTACAGTCAACACTTAATTTTTCTGTGGAGGTGATTTTCAACATCATAAATGGTAATAATCAGCAACCATTTGAGGATTATGATACATAAATTTctagtttatatttaattgaagtAATTAAGCAGCATATAACAAAGTTGCTATCTGTTCTACTTGATTACTTTGATTTCCATATTTTAAGTTGTGATCGGATCTATTCTTTAATAGGAATTGATTCAATACATTTCTTATATACCCATGGATGCTATATTGGATATGAATCCAATTTCAGATCAATCTACATTGATTGATTGCTTCCATTATGTTGTTGCTAGCAAATACCACTATTTTTAGTTTTGGAACTTTCACATCATTCTTGCAAGAATCCAAACCTTTTTTGTTCTGATTCTTTGATAAAAAGATTCACTCTcttcataaaaaaatagaagGTAGAACAAATAAAGATTGCTTTTTCAATTCATCCTTGGAGTTGAATACTTCCTTCAAGAATTGTTTTTGAACCAATCTGCAGAAATCAACATAAAAAGCAAATCCCTTGTGATATGCCAGATCGTTATTGATAGAGTAAGTGGATATGTCATTTCTTGAAATCTTTCTTcagattcaaaattttggtcTAACGCATATCCCCCCTGTTCCGGAATGAAG contains:
- the LOC123214091 gene encoding phenylacetaldehyde reductase-like, whose amino-acid sequence is MSGERKVVCVTGASGFIASWLVKLLLQRNYIVKATVRDPGDAKIKHLHELDGAKERLQIFQANLLEEGSFDSAVEGCEGVFHTASPVTFSANDPQAELLDPAVKGTLNVLSSCAKTQSVKRVVVTSSIATILFNGNPLNPGVVVDETWFSSTAFCKKLNNWYVVSKTLAEEAAWKFAKENKIDLVTLHPGLVIGPFLQSTLNLSVKVILDIVNGAQTYTSPYRIVDVRDVALAHIQALEVPAASGRYLLVGRVTQFCEILKILQHHYPTLQLQEKFKAEKYEPTYQISKEKTESLGINFMPWEVSVRDTVECFMEKGFLKV
- the LOC123214094 gene encoding phenylacetaldehyde reductase-like → MSREGKVVCVTGASGFIASWLVKLLLERGYTVKATVRNPDDPKMKHLHELDGAEERLHLFKASLLEEGSFDAAVDGCVGVFHTASPLTTTAKDPQAELIDPAVKGTLNVLRSCAKVESVKRVVITSSLTSVIFNGKPLNPDVVVDETWFSDPTFCKESKYWYHLSKTLAEETAWRFAKEKGIDLVTLHPGLVIGPILQSTLNFSVEVIFNIINGVQSFPSPFRLVDVRDVAYAHIQALEVPIASGRYLLIGRVTQLHEILKILHEHYPAFNIPEKFKDVKNETTYQISNERAKSLGVNFRPWEASLLDTVESLKGKGFLNFYEATESK